GTATATGCATCAACAGATATTATAACTAAAGTTGTGCATCAAAGGGCTACAAATCCGGAAATTGTAAGATTGTGTTTTTACTCTTTAGAGATATCTGATGATTTTTTGACTTTTTTATCTGCTTAACTAAAGATCCAATGTTCaagattttattattatttactctatttTAAAGTTTCTTCCAAAATAGCCAACCCCCAAAGAAATGATACTATTTCAACAAAAataagaaaattataggtttatgcaCTAAGAATAAGCTGTGAGTGACTCTCAACCTATTTAACTGATTTTCAGGGGCGTCTTAGAGGATGTGCTAAGATGGGCAATCGAACGGGGCCTGAAATTTTTAAAGGgctataaatttttaaaagatctGTTATATACGTTTTTGTTTTCAATGGTAGTTTACGTATATGGAGATGATGAGTATTTAAGAATAAAACACTTTGCTATGGTTGTTTGCGCACCTTTTATTTATAATgaagatttttagtattattattttcgcATGTATTGAAAAATTTAACATTTACAGGTGTCCACTTTGTAAGTCTCGGACAAGGACCTATAAATCAATGAGACGGCCCTGCTGATTTTGACCCATCTCCATATTAAGCTATTATTTTCCCCTTTACCCCATTGAAGATAAAGCATAACCGGTTTATAATTTCACCTTATGTAACATATCTTGAGCTAAGTATATTTCAAGCAGGCATTCTTGATAAAGCATAGTGATTTAACTAAACAAAATCTAAGATTTCTTTACTAAATGATGAAGATCATATGCCTAAATGAAAATATAATCAAAGCAAAAGCATGTCATCTATCCTCCGATAATAAGTTCCTACATATGGATTCAGTTAAATATATAGGGTAAGAGTAGTTGCTACTTTTCTATATTATGAAACCATATTTACATGTTAGACAGACCCTATATATGTTATTTTAGGTGCTTATGGGAACCATAATAGATGTATATGTATATTGATAGCATGTGCAGTGAAAATAACAACAAAAGAGTCAAGCTAAGAATCATACCATACAGTGACCATCTACAAAAACCAATCCGGGTCGGTTAGGCAAGCCAGTAACTCTGGAAGACACGTAGGCGCTGTACCAATCAGTGACCGTGTGAAACATATTTGCATACTCGAAGCGAGTGATCAATAATGTTGGCTCCTCAATCCACTATCATGAAAGAGTTTCAAGTCAATATCATTATGTTGTACTCCGTATAAATGTAATGTGATAATTAGGAAGTTAGGTGAATATCTATCCAATATGTGAAAGTTATTTCAAATCAAAAACTTGCATAAAGTTATGATTCACCCCCTCCAAGTTGATTCAAACACGAAATGAACTACTACTCTGCACGTGAAAGTGGTAGCAAAGAAAATGACATAGTACAACCATAATCTAAGTTAAATAGGAATAAAAATCAACACTTTAAAGTCAGAATCTAACAAGTAATCCTAAATTTGCTTACTTTCTTTGTATAGcagttaatattaattaataatgtaaTAATGAGAAGTGGGTTAACTAATTAACCTAACCTCAGAGCAATGAAAAGCATCATGAGGACCAAGTAATCGAACCGAATCGACTAAATCGCGCATCGTATGTCTCGAGATCTGCCCATTCTGCAAATACTCATTCAAAAAATCCAAACTTGCAAGCTTCTGATTCTTaattttaccaaattgaacaatatCAAAAGCACCAAATTCAAATTTAGGCAACTCTTCATCTTCATCACGCCCAATAACACTCTCAATAGCCTCACCACCATTAGACATCTTAATTTTATCCGGATGCATTCGTAACATTCCCCCTTCACAAATTGAACTCCGTAAAGTTTGACTATAAAAACACCTAAACCATCCTCCTCCTGAAGTGGGCCCTCTAATTGATTTCCTGCTGACGTGGACTGGGGAAGTGGGTTTGAGCAGATCGATTCGGCGAGTGAACCCATTTCCGAAATAAGCTTCACAGGATCTGAAAGATGGAAGCtttaaagaagatgaagatgaccATGGTAGGTAAGAAGGTAAGATCGGCCATggtttattactattactatgattgttataattattattatagtaactATTATTACGAGATAAGTAATAATAAACAGTGTTATTGTTAGTGTTAgtaggttgttgttgttggtggtggtggtgatcggAAAAAGGGCGGCGGTGGCGGCGGAAGTAATCGGGATGGGATGAGAAATAAAGAGCAAGAGTGATGGAATTGAGGATGAAAAGGAGTATGATTAATTTTAGGTATTTCCTCTTCATCTTCATCCTTATTATTATGTTGTTAAAATTCAGTAGAAATTCATGTTGTTGAATGTGTGTAATCGGATGGGTGTTGTTTGGGCTTCGTTAACTTCATCATTATCTTTGCATTTTTACCCAGCTGCCTTCTTTAACAAATACAGCATTATCACTTTTTATTTGAGTGTAGcgtaaattttattatcattatattacccGCTTAATAATTAATATTCGAGATTCGAGATAGTTGTCATAATTAAGGAGATATGGTTAATTCTATGATAATTATCCATATATACTAATAGCCACTCAATTTTTGGTCGTTCTCTTCACAAAATTACTTCAAACGGCATTTGTTCACCCATATAAAAAGGAAAAAAACCACACCTACTGCATCATCATCGCCCCTTTCTGCTCCTTACTCCCTCGCTCTCTCCTTCTCTTAAATCTAGGGTTTTGGAATCCCTTGCAAACACTATCAATTCTCCCCGGGTTTGTTGGATTTCATGTGAGAACCATCTGATTGTGTACTTTCGTGGTAGCAGTGATttcgaattaaccctagggttttgGATTTCGTGACTTTTTGTCCGATTTTAA
The window above is part of the Rutidosis leptorrhynchoides isolate AG116_Rl617_1_P2 chromosome 1, CSIRO_AGI_Rlap_v1, whole genome shotgun sequence genome. Proteins encoded here:
- the LOC139885833 gene encoding beta-1,2-xylosyltransferase codes for the protein MKMKRKYLKLIILLFILNSITLALYFSSHPDYFRRHRRPFSDHHHHQQQQPTNTNNNTVYYYLSRNNSYYNNNYNNHSNSNKPWPILPSYLPWSSSSSLKLPSFRSCEAYFGNGFTRRIDLLKPTSPVHVSRKSIRGPTSGGGWFRCFYSQTLRSSICEGGMLRMHPDKIKMSNGGEAIESVIGRDEDEELPKFEFGAFDIVQFGKIKNQKLASLDFLNEYLQNGQISRHTMRDLVDSVRLLGPHDAFHCSEWIEEPTLLITRFEYANMFHTVTDWYSAYVSSRVTGLPNRPGLVFVDGHCMTPLEETWKAVFSGLRYAKNFTGPVCFRHAILSPLGYETAMFKGLTEDIDCYGAPAHDLWQNPDDKKTARISEFGEMIRAAFSLPLHVHHHNSKSGSRNHNVLFVRREDYLAHPRHGGKVQSRLSNEQEVFDALKMWSSSHTECKINLVNGLFGHMSMKEQVRAIQDASVIVGAHGAGLTHIVSATEAEILEIVASEFRRPHFELISQWKGLNYHPIYLGGSHASPGLVINKLKDILKTLGC